ACAAATTGAAATGCCTGAGAATCAGTCAACACACGGCAAAGGAACCTCGCCGAATTCACGGGCGAGTCTTCCCTTACCAAATTAACGGGTGCGTCCAATCTCTATTCTCTATGCAGTTATTGGAACCATGACTCACGAGTTATCGTGCCAAAACAGAACTTTCAATTATATATCACAGCAATATGAAAACTTTTCACATCTTCCTCACTTATCGTAAAAGGATAATAGTATAACTGGAGGATGGTACTAAACCACATCTGGTGGAAGCGTTATGCATGAATACGATTTTAATTACAGTGGAAGTACATCTTTTCTGAAAACACTTGGGAGTTTCACCAGAAAGGCAGCAAAACTATTTGATGGCTTACCCATGAGCATGGTCAACGTTACAAATCTTGGCTGCATCGTGTCCTCTGCACTCCACCACTATATCCCTTTCACTCCTGTTCTTTATTGTAGCAAAAATTATTGAATAAACAGTATACATGAGTCTAGTGTTGCCAGAAAAAATTGAAGGAAAAAGAAAACAATTTCACATGAGAAGAATGATGATTACATTGTAATCTGTTATAGTGAGCTTGATCAGACGGTAATCCTCTCCCCGGCTGCATTCCCTTTCACATTCGATCTCTTTTTACCATGGAAACATAGATGGTCAGATATACAACGACATAAACTCATTGTAAAAGCAAACTAGCGTATATGAAGAATATGATACATAGCTGAGAACGAGAAACCATGAGTATACACTAGCGAAAATGCACTGTCTACATCACAGGGAAATTTCCATGTATAGTCTAAGATAGGTTTTCCAAAGAAAGCAGCACATCTAAAAGCTGATGCTATTGATATACACCACCAAAACTCCCACAGGATTCTCGAGAGTCAAAAACAAGTTAATAAAAACTTTTTAGAGGAAATGAACTGGCATAGGTTATAACTATATTGCCAGTTAACATTCATATGATACAAAACATCCAATAAGAGAATTTATTTCCACCGTCACCCCTCCGGCTTCAAGTCTTCAACATGTACAACATGAGTTTATTCAAACCCAGcatgttaattgtcccacatcggttggatagataacttgggagttgtatatattggcttggacaatcctccccagctagcttttggggttgagttaggtccaagttccaatcttaacatggtatcagagcccgggttccaccgttatgtgttggactgcctataattaggccgagttgtatatattggcttggacaatcctccccccttgagctagcttttggggttgagttaggtccaagttccaatcttaacacaGCATTTAACTACACAAAAGGGCAGACAAACCAAACTGACGAGCGAAGCGCGACGCTTGAATAAAAAGAACTGAAGTCAGAGTGTAGTAAGCCACCCTCCATAAAATTCATCAACTAAGAACCTGGTTAACTTTCAACAACCGGACAGAAAAATCAAGATGATCAAGGCAACGCATTCAACATCTAAACCAGAACAAACATAGAGCCATGACTAAATGTTTCACCTTTGAATAATGCTTAAGAATAAGACAGTACCGGTGCCATGTAATCCATAGCAGATGGATTGGGGAAGCTGGATAAAATGGCCTGAAATAGACCCATTAGGCAAAAGAGCCATTGAAGCCACACCTTCCATCACATTTTCTCCATTTTCATCTGTAACGACAAAGCATCAAGATTGAAGCAGTACAGCACAAAAACTGGATCGATTTGACATGGGAACACAAGAAGGGAACTTATTTCATCCGCATTCAAGAAACGTAGACATTTTCCAGAACAAAAACTTACCCATTCGAGGTTTTTTGTGATCTTTTCCGGATTGTTGCAGCAACAGGGTGTTGGTTCTTTGTTTCAATGGCGTGGAATTGACAAATACACGAGGGTTTAATTTTAGATATGCAAGGGATAAATATTCGATCTTTAATTAGTTCTTTACTATAAATTTTgcacaaattttttaaatagagCTAATATTGAGATAAAGGGaagaagaaattttttcttcAATAGTAAATGCACATCGAAAAATATTCtattgattattattttttctctACAAAAATTATCCGCTTAATTTTCATCTTTTTCTCTTAAACACacattgaaaataattttataaacaaaatttatggattatttttttATCTAAAAAATTATGCAATCAATTTTCATCCTGAAATCATATTTTACTGACATTCCttacataaataataaattgaGGATATGTTTACATCTCATGTCTCTTCATGTTTCTAGAAATTCAAAATTATGTATCAAATCTCAGAATATTCTAGGGATTGTAGTGCTCTTGTTCCACTTTAGCACATGTTATATGTCATGAATTGATTAATAACAGCTACATAACAAATCAAGATTAATCCATTTAACCTAAATGTGGATCTCACAAGAAACTGGTCAAATCTTGATCGTTGATCCTGCGGACGACGGACGAGGTAGAACATGTTATAAACCTTCATATTAATACTTGTTCATGATAACGAAATCTACTTGAGGATTATTTACTATTTCATATGAGATTTGATCATCAACACTAATGCTCTGATCATCAATTATCCAGAAATATGATCAAATTCACGGAATAAAGATTATTAGTACAGTGAAATAAGATGccaaaataagttttttttggGTTAAAAAATGGATGGGAAAGAATaatgttgaatttattatcaaattttcattaaatgattaaaaaagAAAGGTTCAATTTGAAGAAGATAAACGTgtcagaaaaatatattattaataataagatGAATAAACaaagaataaattaatactaataagaaaaataagatcCAAACTAATAACATTATGAAATAAGTAATAAGACTAAATTAATAGTAAATGatgataaaaatttaataataagaagaagaataaatattatttataataagaaATAATTTATAGAATAATA
This Primulina eburnea isolate SZY01 chromosome 2, ASM2296580v1, whole genome shotgun sequence DNA region includes the following protein-coding sequences:
- the LOC140824776 gene encoding uncharacterized protein; the protein is MDENGENVMEGVASMALLPNGSISGHFIQLPQSICYGLHGTEIECERECSRGEDYRLIKLTITDYNNRSERDIVVECRGHDAAKICNVDHAHGWQEDVMGMLEEKHAKCKVSISFECETLKADEAAEDHIKKFMPKLAGMDAVVNIGKMRIVGLDFEAEEQHEHIEKNI